Within the Oncorhynchus clarkii lewisi isolate Uvic-CL-2024 chromosome 2, UVic_Ocla_1.0, whole genome shotgun sequence genome, the region GGCACTGGAGGCATCTATAAAGTTAATTCATGGTTGATTTGATCTTATCATTGATTTGTGATATTgatttgtgattggttgatttgtgatattgatttgtgattggttgatttgtgatattgatttgtgattggttaatttgtgatattgatttgtgattggttgatttgtgatattgatttgtgattggttgatttgtgatattgatttgtgattggttgatttgtgATATTGATTTGTAATTGGTTGATTTGTgatattgatttattgattggttgatttgtgatattgatttgtgattggttgatttgtgatattgatttgtgattggttgattgatctgggatttttttttatggctgtttctGGAACTTTGAATAAACTTGCTTTATTGTTCTGAAACCCCGTGTCATTAATGAGTCATACCAGTGCTTTTCTCTAGGTTTCTGAAATAgacttgatcaaatcaaatcaaatttatttatatagcccttcgtacatcagctgatatctcaaagtgctgtacagaaacccagcctaaaaccccaaacagcaaacattgcaggtgtagaagcacggtggctaggaaaaactctctagaaaggccaaaacctaggaagaaacctagagaggaaccaggctatgtggggtggccagtccacttctggctgtgccgggtggatattataacagaacatggccaagatgttcaaatgttaataaatgaccagcatggtcaaataataataatcacaggcagaacagttgaaactggagcagcagcacgaccaggtggactggggacagcaaggagtcatcatgccaggtagtcctgaggcatggtcctagagctcaggtcctccgagagagagaaagaaagagagaaagagagaattagagagagcatacttaaattcccacaggacaccggataggacatgagaagtactccagatataacaaactgaccccagccccctgacacataaactactgcagcataaatactggaggctgagacaggaggagtcaggagacactgtggccccatccgatgacacccccggacagtgccaaacaggaaggatataaccccacccactttgccaaagcacagcccccacaccactagagggatatcttcaaccaccaacttaccatcctgagacaaggccgagtatagcccacaaagatctccgccacggcacaacccaaggggggggggggggggggcgtaatTTTAGCATCTGGTTAGTTAGTCTATCGGGAACCTGAGTTGCTGGTATAAAGGAGCCTGAGACCCAACTATAGGTACTGAGTGCATTGGTAGGAGTTATAAGAGGGGCGTGTCTGGACTAAGCCAACCCAGGGGCGGGCAGCCCATTCAGTGTGCTGAGGTTGAAACTCTGGCCCGGACGATCCTGAAAAGGCACCAGGTTTATTGGTTCAGGGTGAGGGAGGCACTCGACTTTGGGGATATCCCGCTTTACTGCAAGGCCCTTACCATTGAGTTTGAGGAACAGTCCCTTGCTGTGTACTAGGTCAGTAGACAGGGGAGAGTTCAATTGTTAAATCCTGCATAGGTGGTATTTTAGTTATGACAGTACCTTAAAtaaggatctgccccttttttccattttctcctaaaatgacatacccaaatctaactgcctgtagctcaggccctgaagcaaggatatagatattcttggtaccatttgaaaggaaacactttgatgtttgtggaaatgtgaaatgaatgtaggagaatataacacattagatctggtacaagataatacaaagaaaaaaacaaatgttatttttgtatttcttttgTACCATcacctttgaaatgcaagagaaaggccataatgtattattccatcccagctgcaatttagattttggccagtagatggcatcagtgtacgtgcaaagttttagacttatccaatgaaccattgcatttctgttcaaagtgttgtgtcaagactgcccaaatgtgcccaatttgtttattaataactttcatgttcaaaactgtgcactctcctcaaacaatagcatggtattagtTCACTGTAAAAAGTACTGtacattggacagtgcagttagattaacaagaatgtaagctttctgccaatatcagatatgtctatgtcctgttcttgttacttacaacctcatgctaatcgcattagcctacgttagctcaactgtcccgtggaagggacaccgatcctgaaGTAGTTTTAAGTTAAAGTTAAAACAGTGGCCAAGTACTGTGGCTCGTTGATCAATAATGTTGAGTTGAGATGAACCTGTTTGTCCACTTGTCCtacagacaaggaggtgactgaaaatgttgttgtttgatgcaagaaaaccactttacaaaataaaatgtattattattcctTGTAcatttattacagagaatcaggcACATTATGATACTCTCTGTCTATTGGTCACTTAGCTCATTCAAGCCTGTCTTAATATACAACATGTTCCTTTTAAGACAGAAAAAAAGCGTCTTACTTATTAACTTGCACACGAAATGCACACGTTTTGTGttcttgtaggaagcaaccactcccctattgctgactagaAAAGAgttataactgggctaataactcattTACTAGCAAAAAATAGGtacaaatgtgcacacgtggccacgtgcagctctcactttgatctcaaaacaagagcATTTACTCACAACAACTCATGCTGTAAACGCAGTCCAGTTCAAAGTCAATGGCCCCGGTCCATATATAGCAATGGTCTATTTGCGTATAGTGATGCTACAGCTCGTATTGGTTATTGTGCAACTGTCTGTGTAGAGTGCCTGTCAATACAATAGAATCCTACTGCAATGTCCTCTGAATACAATAAAATCTCATGCATAGTTTATTTTGTTTTGGTATATTGCATTGAAAGTGCATGCCCTCCGtagcctttaaacaggtcaacattcacaaggctgtggGGATTACCAGGatggacgtgtactcagagcatgtgcagaccaactggcaagtgtcttcactgacatttttaacctgtccctgaccgagtctgtaataccaacatgtttcaagcagacaacatcgttcctgtgcccaagaacatggAGGAAACACGCCTAAAGGACTACCgcaaacaccaccaccaccactacgccacaccaccaccaccacggtagcccacaccaccaccaccatggtagccctcaccaccaccatagtagccctcaccaccaccaccatggtagccctcaccaccaccaccatagtagcccacaccacctccaccatggtagcccacaccaccaccatcaaggtagcccacaccaccaccaccatggtagccctcaccaccaccatagtagccctcaccaccaccaccatggtagccctcaccaccaccaccatggtagccctcaccaccaccatagtagccctcaccaccaccaccatggtagccctcaccaccaccaccatagtagcccacaccaccaccaccatggtagcccacaccaccaccatggtagccctcaccaccaccatggtagcccacaccaccacgatggtagccctcaccaccaccttggtagccctcaccaccaccctggtagcccacaccaccaccatggtagcccacatcaccaccatggtagcccacaccaccaataccaccatggtagcccacaccaacaccaccaccacctccaccatggtagcccacaacaacaccaccaccaccatggtagcccacaccaacaccaccaccaccgccaccatggatgcccaccccaccaccaccaccatggtagcccacaccaccaccacaaccatagTAGCCTACACAACCAAAACCACCACTACGGTAGCCTGTACCACCAcgaccaccaccatggtagcccataccaccacggtagcccacaccacttccaccaccaccaacaccaccaccatggtagcccacacaaccatggtagcccacaccaccaccaccaccaccatggtagcaaacaccaccaccaccatggtattccacaccaccaccaccactacgccacaccaccacaaccaccatggtagcctataccaccatggtatcccacaccgcttccaccaacaccaccaccaccatggtagccctcaccaccaccaccatggtagccctcaccaccaccaccatggtagccctcaccaccaccaccacggtagccctcaccaccaccaccacggtagccctcaccaccaccaccacggtagccctcaccaccaccaccacggtagcccacaccaccaccgtTAATCTAAACTAAATACAAGCCTTTGCCAACCCACCCAACCAGTTTATACAAACAGTATGCAGCAGTTAATCTGTCATGGAGGTTTCATGTCcaaatacaatagaacagaaaaCTAGACCAGGTAAGTCAGTTACCTGACAGTGTCTAAGTGATCATGTTTGATGACCACTGTTTGCATTTTACATCCCTCATCCAGTGCGTTTGCCTGTTAGGTTTTCGGGAAAAGGAAACTTAACAAAAGAGAAAACTATCCattgtaatgatgatgatgtagatAGTCATGTGACTGAAACTCTTCACTCCATGTCCACATATTTTTATAAAAGTTTTACATAATGTACATTAAGGATTTGACCATATCCCCCCCTCCATTCAACACACCCACCCAATCCCCCCTAGTCCCTTCCCTACCTCTCCGCCCTACCTCAGTCCACCCACCTcaaattttggatgaaaagcgtgcccaaatgtAACTGCAAAGTTCATATTTGGCAAAATTAACTAATACGTAGGAGCTTCGTCCACGAGCTTCTTCTCCATTCACCTGCTAAACCGGAACTCCCCTCTTGTATTTGAACTGAATACACGTTTAAACCTTAGACCTGTTACTCCATGTCTTCCTGCAATTTAACTagtagcccacatcaccaccatggtagcccacaccaccaccatggtagcccacatcaccaccatggtagcccacaccaccatcatggtagcccacaccaccatcatggtagcccacatcaccaccatggtagcccacatcaccaccatggtagcccacatcaccaccatggtagcccacatcaccaccacggtagcccacaccaccaccatggtagcccacatcaccaccatggtagcccacatcaccaccaccatgggagcccacaccaccaccatggtagcccacatcaccaccaccatggtagcccacatcaccaccacggtagctcacacaaccaccatggtagcccacatcaccaccatggtagcccacaccaccatcatggtagcccacatcaccaccatggtagcccacatcaccaccatggtagcccacatcaccaccatggtagcccacatcacaaccatggtagcccacatcaccaccatggtagcccacaccaccaccatggtagcccacatcaccaccatggtagcccacatcaccaccaccatggtagcccacatcaccaccacggtagcccacaccaccaccatggtagcccacaccaccatggtagcccacatcaccaccacggtagcccacaccaccaccatgttagcccacactaccaccaccatggtagcccacaccaccaccatggtagcccacaccaccaccaccaccatggtagcccacaccaccaccaccaaggtagcccacaccaccaccgccatggtagtccacaccaccaccacagtagcccacaccaccaccataatggtagtccacaccaccaccatggtagtccACACCACCACGacggtagcccacacaaccaccaccatggtagcccacaccaccaccaccatggtagcccacaccaccaccaccatggtagcccacaccaccaccaccatggtagcccacaccaccaccaccatggtagcccacaccaccaccaccatgttagcccacaccaccaccacagtagcccacaccaccaccacagtagcccacaccaccaccaccatggtagcccacaccaccaccaccatggtagcccacaccaccaccaccatggtagcccacaccaccaccgcCATGGTAGTCCACACCaacaccacggtagcccacaccaccaccaccatggtagcccacaccaccaccacggtagcccacaccaccaccaccacggtagcccacaccactaccatggtagcccacaccaccaccatggtagcccacaccaccaccatggtagcccacaccaccaccacagttgTAACCCATTTCTGACTGTATTATTTTCATATAGGATTTCCCATAAACTAGTCTAGACCTGCTCAGCAAGTGTCCATACAGAGATTAGGGAGATGACGTATTGAAAGGGAAACTTAACGAAATGTAAACCCTTCCTTTGTAATGATCCTATAAATAGTCCTGTGACTGAACCTCTTCACTTCGAGAGACATCATATCCTAGAAGGATCTCATCATGGGTATCAAGGGTTTGGCCAAATTTATAGGTGATCATGGAGAGATTTTAACAAATGATCATTTCAGAAACAGCAAGGTAGTCATAGATGGTTGTAATATCTACCACTCTCTTTATTTGACCTCATGTGTGGATCAGCAGCATGGAGGGGATTATGATGTATTTGAGGACCAGGTCTGCAAGTTCTTTAAGGCGCTGAGAGATTGTAGCATTGAACCGTATGTGATTATAGACGGAGGCTCCGACCACACCGACAAAAAGTTTGAAACTGTCAGAAAACGAGCTGAATCAAAGATCGACACAGCCAACAAGTGGTCCAAGGGGCTTCGAGGGGCCTGGTTAATACCAACCCTTGCCAGACAAGTCTTTAAACAGGTTCTCTCCAGCTTGAATGTGCCGTTCGCACAGGCCCTTTCTGAGGCAGACCAAGAAATAGCCTCACTGGCTCAAAAGTGGAAGTGTCCGGTCCTGTCCAATGACAGTgacttttatatttttgacatccAGGCAGGATTTCTTCCCATGTCCCATTTTCAGTGGCAGAACGCGTCAGTGCAACGCTGGAGTCCTCAAAATTACATCCCCTGCAAGCGGTACACCACAACAAGCTTCTGCAGACAAGTCAACATCAACAGACAGCTTCTCCCAGTCTTTGGTGCCATCACAGGAAACGACTATGTCAACTTGGATAAGATGGGCTTTCCCATCAAGTTTGAAGACAGCTTGTCGATGGAACCCAATTGGAAGCGCGGTAAGTTTGAACATTTTACGCGTATACCGAAGTAAACATAACTACTACAGAtgcatttggggcggcaggtcgtctagtggttagagtgtagggacggcaggtagcctagtggttagagtgtaggggcggcaggtcgtctagtggttagagtgtagggacggcaggtagcctagtggttagagcgttgggtcagtaaccaaaagCTTGCTAGatcgaattcccgagctgacaaggtgaaaaaaatctgtcgttctgccccttaacaacacagttaacccactgttcctaggccgtcattgtaaataggaattagTTCtgaactgacctgcctagttaacaaatattgatatatatacagtggggagaacaactatttgaaacactgccgatgttgcaggttttcctacttacaaagcatgtagaggtctgtaattttttatcgtaggtacacttcaactgtgagagacggaatctaaaacaaaaatccagaaaatcactctgtatgatttttaagtaattaatttgcattttattgcatgacataagtatttgatcacctaccaaccagtaacatgaggtgatgggggcagatgaatggcacgacattgGGCCTCGGAATCTTGtgacggtatttctgtgcattcaaatttccattgataaaattcgattgtgttcattgtccgtagcttatacctgcccataccaaCCAACCCAACTAGTTTTGGTTCCAGATCCagacaccaaccaacccagccagtttgggatccagatccagatccagacaccaaccaacccagccagTTTGGGATCCAGATCCAGATCCAGACACCAACCAACCCAGGCAGTTTGGGATCCAGATCCAGAGAACAAACAACCCAGCCAGTTTGGGATCCAGATCCAgagaacaaacaacccaaccagtttgggttccagatccagagaacaaacaacccagacagtttgggatccagatccagagaacaaacaacccaaccagtttgggttccagatccagagaacaaccaacccagacagtttgggatccagatccagagaacaaacaacccaaccagtttgggttccagatccagagaacaaccaacccagacagtttgggatccagatccagagaacaaacaacccaaccagtttgggttccagatccagagaacaaccaacccagacagtttgggatccagatccagagaacaaacaacccaaccagtttgggttccagatccagagaacaaacaacccagacagtttgggatccagatccagagaacaaacaacccaaccagtttgggttccagatccagagaacaaccaacccagacagtttgggatccagatccagagaacaaacaacccaaccagtttgggttccagatccagagaacaaccaacccagacagtttgggttccagatccagagaacaaacaacccaaccagtttgggttccagatccagagaacaaacaacccaaccagtttgggttccagatccagagaacaaccaacccagacagtttgggttccagatccagagaacaaacaacccaaccagtttgggttccagatccagagaacaaacaacccaaccagTTTGGGTTCCAGATCCAGAGAACAAACAACCCAGACAGTTTTTACAAATTATGTGCAGCAGCTTGTCTGTTTCATTTCCAAGTCAGATGGAATAGAAAACGTTTTATATAATACATTCCTCCTAATGAGGGCCGATTAAGACCCAAGTTAAGCGCACGTCAATGGAACGTAATTCCTTTTTTATGTACCATTCTCTCTTTGTGTTGTCTGACCATGAATTTAAacatttctattctggttagagccagtttgcgctgttctgtgaagggagtagtacacagcgttgtacgagatcttcagtttcttggcaatttctcgcatggaatagtcttaatttctcagaacaagaataggctgacaagtttctggccattttgagcctgtaatcgaacccacaaatgctgatgctccagatactcaactagtctaaagaaagacAGTTTTATTatttctttaatcagtacaacagttttcaactcTTCTAACATAATGgcgaaagggttttctaatgatcaattagccttttaaaatgatgaacttgaattagctaacacaacgtgccactggaacacaggagtgatggttgctgataatgggcctctgtagcctatgtagatattccataacaaatcaaccgtttccagctccaatagtcatttacaacattaacaatttctacactgtatttctgatcaatttgatgtttttctttcaaaaacaaggacatttctaagtgaccccaaactgttgaacggttttggatatcatgattatttgcataaaTTAGGAGGCCATTGTTTAGCAGTCTCTGCCATGGTGTGCTGCAGCAGTAGGCCTAACAGCAGAAACATTGCTAAACTAATACATTCCTCTCCTGCTAGATGTAcaattaaaggggaattacagattttttttacatttgttagCATTTTTTTTCAGACCTCTACATTTTTCTGTtgatgtgatttaagcattgacatggactcagaacatcAATTTCCATTGTTTCTCTCTGAATAATTGTAATATTGAGAGTAAAAAACAGAATTTGGAATAattcaaaataacattttatagGGCCCCCTTAGAGTTGTTATTTGACTATTATATATTGCCAGAAAACACATATCTTGTATAAGGAACAGGGGAAGAGTTGcagggttgaggagaggagaagaatttGACGATTTGAAAGCTATTAAAAAAATGAGTAGCTCGTGAAATTCATTTTTCTTTATGTAGCTgtcatgctagaaaaggttggagatctctgctgtacaggcttccttattttcactctgtcaattaggttagtattgtggaataactacaatgttgttgatcctcagttttctcctatctcaGCCATTAACGTCACCATTGACCTcaaggtgaaatccctgagcagtttccttcctctctggcaactgagttaggaaggatacccgtatctttgtagtaactgggtgtattgatacaccatccaaagtgtaattaataactggtGTAATTGATGCTCAAAGGTATATTCAATGCCTgcaatattttatatatatatatatatatatatgtgtgttgtttttttgtgcTTGGGAAGGGGTTGTCTTTTTCAACAAGTTGCTGAAATGGCTGGCCAGTTTCCAGGAGAAGCAGGAGGCCTTGGACAATGTGCACCTCCTCATTTGTCATGGGGAAAACAACATGGATGCTGCCCTCCAGGCCCTCTCTCGGGGCATAGAAACATACCAGATTCAACCCGGTTGCCTGGAGCGTTTCTTCAATGATGGCGAGGCTCCTGATGCCGGCCTTCTCCCAGACCATCTGAGTGTCCTTCCAGACTGGACTCTGCTGCCGTTGACGAAGGGGACACTTCCCCCCTACATGATATACATTCTGCAGCATAGGCCAGTGATACAGGGTATCCAAGTGGAAGATCACAGCTTACCCAGTGGGAACATCACCTCTCGGCCCATACGGCAGGCATTCTACGGGCTGCTGCTGGGTgaggggagggaagtggaggagtaTGACAGGGAAGAAACAAACCTGACCAGCAGCATGGTTACAGCCAT harbors:
- the LOC139378779 gene encoding single-strand DNA endonuclease ASTE1-like, with protein sequence MGIKGLAKFIGDHGEILTNDHFRNSKVVIDGCNIYHSLYLTSCVDQQHGGDYDVFEDQVCKFFKALRDCSIEPYVIIDGGSDHTDKKFETVRKRAESKIDTANKWSKGLRGAWLIPTLARQVFKQVLSSLNVPFAQALSEADQEIASLAQKWKCPVLSNDSDFYIFDIQAGFLPMSHFQWQNASVQRWSPQNYIPCKRYTTTSFCRQVNINRQLLPVFGAITGNDYVNLDKMGFPIKFEDSLSMEPNWKRGVVFFNKLLKWLASFQEKQEALDNVHLLICHGENNMDAALQALSRGIETYQIQPGCLERFFNDGEAPDAGLLPDHLSVLPDWTLLPLTKGTLPPYMIYILQHRPVIQGIQVEDHSLPSGNITSRPIRQAFYGLLLGEGREVEEYDREETNLTSSMVTAILPSAAQQLQLDTLDQAPHLVWLEVFLETVGVSQSTLNGLPLHLGLPVAVTYYWLRHAHPRPDLPLLQALLLGLVYGELCRQRKSQREEGPVLERMRGLIQRRAMSPDLGVAHAYNQWQRCMRDGLYLNQLLCLPLPEPQCAWLYKGSLLHQLVGQLRRGVTPDSLLMEDPSSGQLYRAMLEAILNS